The genomic window AAGTTTGGAAAACGCTTTTTTTTAGAATAgttaaatgacaataaagtctGCATGCTGTGAATTTAGAAAAGTGTCGAGAATAAAGTCTAAAATATTAAGGAAAAAGTCAGACTCCCAATATGACATCAGTAGTTGCCGgtataagaaaaaataaatcagaggatTAACAaaaaggttgttgttgttttgatttttcataaaatgtcaGAATAGAAATCCTCTTCCTGGCAATTTTGGTTTTCACGCCTACACAACCTCTCGTAGTGAGCTCTGGATGAGGTCAATATCTTAAATAAGCTGAAGCATAaacctttattttctttactcctatttaaaaacttaaaaagcaCCAACTGTggatacatttatttaagtAGATAAAGCTTCAGTTGGTATGgatttttttcacagtttgttCTTACTTTGTCCTTCCGCCAGTGACTCTGCCTCATTTGTCTCATGCGTCATATCGTCAGAACCATCAACTGCTGGATGCCCTCTATAAGCAGCAGGTGGCGCCACCTCCTCTGCTGAAGATGGAGCAGAGTGGCAGGAGTGGCAGTGCCCGGCCTCATGTTCTGAAGCCTCTTCTGCACACTCTGGTTCAGACGCTGAAACGGCCTCCAGGAAGGAGCCAGAGGAGGCTGCTGCAAGCTGAATCGTGTTCACAACTGGTGCATCTTCACTCTGTGTCTCCAGAACTTCAACGGTCTCCTCTGATGGAGCTTCAGCTGGTGCCTCCTCCAATGAACTGGCAGCAGTTGATGTTTCATCCACTGGAGCTGCTTCAGCATAACTGGCTGCCTCCTCAGTGGTTGGAGCTTCCTCTACAGGGGCAGAATCTTCCAGTGAGGCGTCTGTGAAGGAGATCGCCTCCTCTAGAGCAGCTTCAGGGACGAGAGCCTGACCTTCAGCCTCAacctcaccctgctcctccaATGTTGGTGCTGGGGTTGTAAGTTCCTCGAGGAGACATGCAACTGCCTCCTCCCCCTCGGCTGAATCTGCGACAGGCgtgtctgtctcctcctcagTCTGTGCTTCAGCAGCTGGAGCTTTTGCATCAACCACAgactccagctcctcctcgTTCACATCAGCAGCTGCCTCCTCAGTCGCTTCTTCATCCTCCACCTTTGTGGTGGCATCTGGGGCCTCTGGCTGTGTCGTCGCCCATGTGGTGTCAAGACCTTTATCAGCTTTCACTAGATTGGAATCCCCAACAGAAGCTGCTGCAATCTCAGCTGTAGAACTGGCCAAGATCTGCACCGCTGTGAGCAGCTCTGGCATAGACTctacaggacagagagaggacatgtcacacaaacataaaataaagtGTAATATCCTAAGTCACAGATTCTGAcatatttatattcatttaaaggtgcactttgtagatttggtagtgacattttaaagttggagaagtgaaaaaattctatgctttattttctgaactaaataaactttattcataGGAAATAATGTGTCCCTGGAACACTGGAGTTAAAAAGCAACCAGGAGAGCCCTCCACCATAACTTCTTGCGTAGCATTTTCTCTTCAAACTGTGTTACAGGgtccaaattttcctctgaggacagtttgtgcaTCGAGTTacgaacatataccacagaagcTGTAcacttcttcaactttcacatttctctgcCAAAAtcccacagtgcacctttaTGTATGCATGCCAGTTTAACTGAGCATAGGTGCAGTGAAATTGCTTTAAAAACAGTGTCTTAAGCTCTATatcagcctttcccaaacttaaaacTGCTGAGGCCCACTTTGATATACAAAATTACTCTGGGGCCCGTTATAAAACTAAAGTTTTGACTACATCTATAACTTTCAGTaagggtaaattattggacatgacaacatgatattatggcaagatagacaccAATGTTTACTAAACAtcatgtccatgaatagtcatgacacgccttactaatcactgAATGGGTTGAttcatggtaaatcatcattattgggatatttcttttatttttaaacttggtggagggcttttccTGCAGTACCTacacggcccaccagggggccgcggcccacactttgggaagcattGATCTAGGGGAATGATTGTAACGTTTGGTTACATGAAGGTAGCATTAGCTGAACCTTCATTGGAGTGTTACATTTTTTCA from Labrus bergylta chromosome 1, fLabBer1.1, whole genome shotgun sequence includes these protein-coding regions:
- the LOC109998812 gene encoding uncharacterized protein codes for the protein MPELLTAVQILASSTAEIAAASVGDSNLVKADKGLDTTWATTQPEAPDATTKVEDEEATEEAAADVNEEELESVVDAKAPAAEAQTEEETDTPVADSAEGEEAVACLLEELTTPAPTLEEQGEVEAEGQALVPEAALEEAISFTDASLEDSAPVEEAPTTEEAASYAEAAPVDETSTAASSLEEAPAEAPSEETVEVLETQSEDAPVVNTIQLAAASSGSFLEAVSASEPECAEEASEHEAGHCHSCHSAPSSAEEVAPPAAYRGHPAVDGSDDMTHETNEAESLAEGQTTETMVVVTAQS